One segment of Curtobacterium sp. MR_MD2014 DNA contains the following:
- a CDS encoding Eco57I restriction-modification methylase domain-containing protein, producing the protein MSTIQRARRYVPDVLDSLAQLSSDEVPTPPKVANAMLDMLPTEVWSKPNYRWLDPGVKSGIFLREAARRLLDGLAEWEPDFERRRNHIFKNMLFGSAITELTGAIGRRSLYYSRDASSENSVVAFHDAAGNIPFVYAEHAFDRRGRCTQCGSPDDIERGNALENHAYAFIHGAYPTEEHKDMKFDVIVGNPPFQLEDGGHGASAAPIYQHFVEKAIDLDPRYVVMITPSRWFAGGKGLDKYRARMLADRRMKKLVDYPKLYDAFPGVKVRGGVSYFLWQRDYSGPCTLQTMWDGKPMGEPAARYLDEFDVLVRRNEAVSILEKVRAKNEPTLDARVSSRKPFGFPTNHHGVAKKDKLQNPVKFHGSQKVSWIERSTILQNDAWVDDWKVLMTAVQGTSAAVETMFLGKPIVAGPGTACSETYLVAGTFDASSDAEWYATYLRTRFVRFLVSLRKSTQHATKEVYSFVPQVPLERMWTDEALYERYGLTDDEIAFIESQVREMPANAEVSE; encoded by the coding sequence GTGAGCACCATTCAACGCGCGAGGCGGTACGTACCCGACGTACTGGACTCTCTCGCACAACTGTCGAGCGACGAAGTGCCCACGCCACCGAAGGTGGCCAACGCGATGCTCGACATGCTGCCCACCGAGGTATGGTCCAAGCCAAACTACCGCTGGCTCGACCCCGGGGTGAAATCGGGCATCTTCCTGCGGGAAGCTGCCCGACGGCTGCTGGACGGGCTCGCGGAGTGGGAGCCTGACTTCGAACGGCGCCGAAACCACATCTTCAAGAACATGCTGTTCGGCTCCGCCATTACCGAACTCACAGGCGCCATCGGACGCCGCAGCCTGTACTACTCGCGCGACGCCTCGAGCGAGAATTCCGTCGTCGCATTTCACGACGCCGCGGGGAACATCCCCTTCGTCTACGCCGAGCACGCTTTCGACCGCCGCGGGCGCTGCACGCAATGCGGTTCGCCCGACGACATCGAGCGCGGAAATGCTCTCGAAAACCACGCCTACGCGTTCATCCACGGCGCCTACCCCACCGAGGAGCACAAAGACATGAAGTTCGACGTCATCGTCGGCAATCCTCCCTTCCAGCTGGAGGACGGAGGTCACGGCGCGAGCGCGGCACCCATTTACCAGCACTTCGTGGAGAAGGCCATCGACCTGGATCCCCGCTACGTCGTCATGATTACGCCGTCCCGGTGGTTCGCTGGCGGCAAGGGACTTGACAAGTACCGGGCGCGGATGCTCGCTGACCGTCGTATGAAGAAGCTCGTGGACTACCCGAAGCTTTACGACGCATTTCCGGGTGTCAAGGTGCGCGGCGGCGTCTCGTACTTCCTTTGGCAGCGTGATTACTCGGGCCCGTGCACGCTTCAAACAATGTGGGACGGCAAGCCTATGGGCGAACCAGCCGCGCGGTACCTCGACGAATTCGACGTGCTCGTCCGGCGGAACGAGGCGGTCAGCATTCTCGAGAAGGTCCGCGCCAAGAACGAGCCAACTCTCGATGCACGGGTTTCCAGCCGTAAGCCCTTCGGATTCCCAACGAACCACCACGGCGTCGCCAAGAAGGACAAGCTCCAGAATCCGGTCAAGTTCCACGGCTCCCAGAAGGTCTCGTGGATTGAGCGGTCCACTATCCTCCAGAACGACGCCTGGGTAGACGACTGGAAGGTCCTCATGACCGCGGTCCAAGGAACTAGCGCCGCAGTCGAGACGATGTTCCTCGGCAAGCCCATCGTGGCTGGCCCCGGCACGGCATGCAGCGAGACCTATCTCGTCGCCGGCACGTTTGACGCGAGCTCCGACGCTGAGTGGTACGCCACCTACCTCCGAACGCGATTCGTTCGCTTCCTCGTCTCCCTCCGCAAGTCGACGCAGCACGCGACAAAGGAGGTCTACTCCTTCGTTCCGCAAGTGCCGCTCGAGCGTATGTGGACGGATGAAGCCCTCTATGAGCGATACGGCCTGACGGACGACGAAATCGCGTTCATCGAGTCGCAGGTCCGGGAGATGCCCGCCAACGCTGAGGTGTCCGAATGA